One segment of Xanthomonas oryzae pv. oryzae DNA contains the following:
- the ppc gene encoding phosphoenolpyruvate carboxylase has translation MNEYRSSLVFATPDLPLRDDVRRLGALVGDLLAEQVSAEFLDEIERVRTTAISRRESDAPPSTLSEQLTGREPRDAEALVRAFSTYFQVVNIAERVHRIRRRREYQRSGTDTPQPDGLHDALRRLKAQGVTLDELSQWLPRIDVEPVFTAHPTEAVRRALLEKEQLMVASLVDNLDGMRTPNERTSDAARFRMALTASWQTADSSPVRPTVGDEREHVGFYLTQVLYRVIPVMYETLEHAIEETYGSVPALPRLLRFGTWVGGDMDGNPNVDANTIAGTLDAQRRAVLDRYQRELWQLASLLSQSTTLVQVSPELMTQLERYRALLPDAAARSRPRHGDMPYRLLNDLMRARLQATLDDADGAYTAPSELEDDLQLILDSLQANKGLHAGWFAVRRLLWRVRSFGFHLARLDVRQESSVHARAVADALGQTDWDAQDATRRAAVLGPYACGQEALPRVQDEGNARLDAVFAALADARTRHGADALGSYIISMAHNRADVLTVLALARRGGLVDAAGAVPLDIVPLFETVDDLRGGTGTVQDLLADPVYRQHLAARGDTQMVMLGYSDSGKDGGIAASRWGLQRAQVELLEAAADLGVRLTFFHGRGGSIARGGGKTSRALDAAPRGSVDGRLRVTEQGEVIHRKYGIRALALRSLEQMTGAVLLSSLRPRAPEPREARWRPVMDLVAERSTVAYRAFVAAPEFMQYFRLATPIDVIERMTLGSRPSRRLGQDAALSNLRAIPWVFAWSQARAVIPGWYGVGSGLQAAVDAGHEDSLREMAQDWPFFRTFLDDVAMVLSKGDLNIAELFSRLSGDLHTRFFPLIRDELALTKGWVKALLQQQSLLQHDPRLALSIRLRNPYIDPISVLQVDLLQRWRATDGEDEALLRALVACVNGVSQGLQNTG, from the coding sequence ATGAACGAGTACCGCAGCAGTCTTGTGTTCGCTACCCCCGATCTTCCCTTGCGCGACGATGTGCGTCGGCTCGGTGCACTGGTGGGTGATCTGCTCGCCGAGCAGGTGTCTGCGGAATTCCTCGATGAAATCGAACGCGTGCGCACCACCGCCATCTCGCGGCGCGAAAGCGATGCCCCGCCCTCCACGTTGAGCGAACAACTCACCGGGCGCGAGCCGCGTGATGCCGAAGCGCTGGTGCGCGCCTTCAGTACCTATTTCCAGGTCGTCAATATCGCCGAGCGCGTGCACCGCATCCGCCGCCGCCGCGAGTACCAGCGCAGCGGTACCGACACGCCGCAGCCGGATGGCCTGCACGACGCATTGCGTCGGCTCAAGGCGCAGGGGGTGACGCTGGACGAACTCAGCCAGTGGTTGCCGCGCATCGATGTGGAGCCGGTGTTCACCGCGCATCCCACCGAGGCGGTGCGCCGCGCGCTGCTGGAAAAAGAGCAGCTGATGGTCGCCAGCCTGGTCGACAACCTGGACGGCATGCGCACGCCCAATGAGCGCACCAGCGATGCGGCACGTTTCCGCATGGCGTTGACCGCATCGTGGCAGACCGCCGATTCCTCGCCTGTGCGCCCCACCGTGGGCGACGAGCGCGAGCATGTGGGCTTCTATCTCACCCAGGTGCTCTACCGCGTCATCCCGGTGATGTACGAAACCCTCGAACACGCCATCGAAGAAACCTATGGCAGCGTGCCAGCCCTGCCGCGCCTGCTGCGTTTCGGCACCTGGGTGGGCGGCGACATGGACGGCAATCCCAATGTGGATGCCAACACCATCGCCGGCACCCTGGATGCACAACGGCGCGCGGTGCTGGACCGCTATCAAAGGGAACTCTGGCAGCTGGCCAGCCTGCTCAGTCAATCGACCACGCTGGTGCAGGTGAGCCCGGAACTCATGACGCAGCTGGAACGCTATCGCGCGCTGCTGCCGGACGCCGCGGCACGGTCGCGTCCACGTCACGGCGACATGCCGTACCGACTGCTCAACGACCTGATGCGCGCCCGCCTGCAGGCCACACTGGACGATGCCGACGGCGCCTATACCGCCCCTTCTGAACTCGAAGACGATCTGCAGTTGATCCTGGACAGCCTGCAGGCCAACAAGGGCCTGCACGCCGGTTGGTTCGCCGTGCGGCGTCTGCTGTGGCGTGTGCGCAGTTTCGGTTTCCATCTGGCGCGGCTGGACGTGCGCCAGGAATCGAGCGTGCATGCGCGCGCGGTGGCCGATGCCTTGGGCCAGACCGACTGGGACGCGCAGGACGCAACCCGGCGCGCCGCCGTGCTCGGCCCGTATGCCTGCGGGCAAGAAGCCTTGCCGCGCGTGCAGGATGAAGGCAATGCGCGGCTGGACGCGGTATTCGCCGCGCTCGCCGATGCACGCACGCGCCACGGTGCCGATGCACTGGGCAGCTACATCATTTCGATGGCGCACAACCGCGCCGACGTGCTCACTGTGCTGGCGCTGGCGCGCCGCGGCGGATTGGTCGACGCCGCCGGCGCCGTGCCGCTGGATATCGTGCCGCTGTTCGAAACCGTGGACGACCTGCGCGGCGGCACCGGCACGGTGCAGGACCTGCTGGCCGACCCGGTATATCGCCAGCATCTGGCCGCGCGCGGCGATACGCAGATGGTGATGTTGGGGTATTCGGATAGCGGCAAGGACGGCGGCATCGCCGCCTCGCGCTGGGGGCTGCAGCGTGCGCAGGTGGAACTGCTGGAAGCCGCTGCCGATCTGGGCGTGCGGCTGACCTTCTTCCACGGCCGTGGCGGTTCGATCGCGCGCGGTGGCGGCAAGACCAGCCGCGCGCTGGACGCCGCCCCGCGCGGCAGCGTCGATGGCCGCCTGCGCGTCACCGAGCAGGGCGAGGTGATCCACCGCAAGTACGGCATCCGTGCATTGGCCTTGCGCTCGCTGGAGCAGATGACCGGCGCGGTGTTGCTTTCGAGCCTGCGCCCGCGTGCGCCCGAGCCGCGCGAGGCGCGCTGGCGCCCGGTGATGGATCTGGTGGCCGAACGCAGCACCGTCGCGTATCGCGCCTTCGTCGCCGCGCCGGAGTTCATGCAGTACTTCCGCCTGGCCACGCCGATCGATGTGATCGAACGCATGACGCTGGGCTCGCGGCCCTCGCGGCGGCTGGGGCAGGACGCGGCGTTGTCCAACCTGCGTGCGATTCCGTGGGTGTTCGCCTGGAGCCAGGCACGTGCGGTGATTCCCGGCTGGTACGGCGTGGGCAGCGGCCTGCAGGCGGCGGTGGATGCCGGGCATGAAGACAGCCTGCGCGAAATGGCGCAGGACTGGCCGTTCTTCCGCACCTTTCTGGACGATGTCGCCATGGTGCTGTCCAAGGGCGATCTGAATATCGCCGAGTTGTTTTCGCGCTTGTCCGGCGACTTGCACACGCGGTTTTTCCCGCTGATTCGCGACGAACTGGCCTTGACCAAGGGCTGGGTCAAGGCACTGCTGCAGCAGCAGTCGCTGTTGCAGCACGACCCGCGGCTGGCGTTGTCGATCCGCCTGCGCAACCCGTACATCGACCCGATCAGCGTGCTGCAGGTAGACCTGCTGCAGCGCTGGCGCGCTACCGATGGCGAAGACGAAGCGCTGCTGCGCGCGCTGGTGGCCTGCGTCAACGGCGTCTCGCAAGGTTTGCAGAACACTGGTTGA
- a CDS encoding TetR/AcrR family transcriptional regulator gives MTTSRPDAALRRRQILDAADEVFSEHGVNAPLELVVERAGLGRATLYRNFPDRLALMTALMARGLDGLERMAADLADRPEGLAILLHDVAEHIAQSAPLVDFWRSIGRAHPAVDAADRRAVSIFLPFVHRARDAGLCRADVDEEHVLLVIDMLGSCLRGNNEAERKRLAHRSADLLMHALGMQVS, from the coding sequence ATGACGACTTCCCGCCCCGATGCCGCGCTGCGCCGCCGGCAGATTCTCGATGCCGCCGACGAAGTGTTCAGCGAACACGGCGTCAATGCGCCGCTGGAACTGGTGGTGGAGCGCGCCGGCCTCGGCCGCGCCACCCTGTACCGCAATTTCCCCGACCGGCTCGCGCTGATGACGGCGTTGATGGCGCGTGGCCTGGATGGTCTGGAGCGCATGGCCGCCGACTTGGCCGACCGCCCCGAGGGGCTAGCGATCCTGCTGCACGACGTGGCCGAGCACATCGCACAGTCCGCCCCGCTGGTCGATTTCTGGCGCTCGATCGGACGCGCGCACCCGGCAGTGGACGCAGCGGATCGGCGTGCGGTCAGCATCTTTCTGCCGTTCGTCCATCGCGCCCGCGATGCCGGATTGTGCCGGGCCGATGTCGACGAGGAGCACGTGTTGCTGGTGATCGACATGTTGGGCAGTTGCCTGCGCGGCAACAACGAAGCCGAGCGCAAGCGGCTTGCGCATCGCTCGGCCGATCTGTTGATGCATGCGCTGGGCATGCAGGTGTCTTGA
- the metK gene encoding methionine adenosyltransferase codes for MSSYLFTSESVSEGHPDKIADQISDAVLDAILAQDKRARVACETMVKTGVAIVAGEVTTSAWIDLEALTRKVILDIGYNSSDVGFDGETCGVLNLIGKQSPDINQGVDRKNPEQQGAGDQGLMFGYATNETDSFMPAAIHLSHRLVEQQAKIRKKKNSALSWLRPDAKSQVTLRYEDGVATAIDAVVLSTQHDPGVKQKDLIEAVREEILKPVLPAKWLHKGTKFHINPTGKFVIGGPVGDCGLTGRKIIVDTYGGWARHGGGAFSGKDPSKVDRSAAYAARYVAKNVVAAGLADRCEVQVSYAIGVAEPTSISVTTFGTGKIADEQIEKLIRKHFDLRPFGIIQMLDLIHPMYQQTASYGHFGRKPKDFAYTDGTGAQHSATSFSWEKTDRADALRAAAKLK; via the coding sequence ATGTCCAGCTACCTGTTCACCTCCGAATCGGTCTCCGAAGGCCATCCGGACAAGATCGCCGACCAGATCTCCGACGCAGTGCTGGATGCCATCCTGGCCCAGGACAAGCGCGCCCGCGTGGCATGCGAGACGATGGTCAAGACGGGCGTTGCGATCGTGGCCGGCGAAGTGACCACCAGTGCCTGGATCGACCTGGAAGCCTTGACCCGCAAGGTCATCCTGGACATCGGCTACAACAGCTCCGACGTCGGCTTCGACGGCGAGACCTGTGGCGTGCTCAACCTGATCGGCAAGCAGTCGCCGGACATCAACCAGGGCGTGGACCGCAAGAACCCCGAGCAGCAGGGTGCTGGCGACCAGGGCCTGATGTTCGGCTATGCCACCAACGAAACCGACAGCTTCATGCCGGCGGCGATCCACCTGTCGCACCGTCTGGTCGAGCAGCAGGCCAAGATCCGCAAGAAGAAGAACTCGGCACTGTCCTGGCTGCGTCCGGATGCCAAGTCGCAGGTCACCCTGCGCTATGAAGACGGCGTGGCGACGGCGATCGATGCCGTGGTGCTGTCGACCCAGCACGACCCGGGCGTGAAGCAGAAAGACCTCATCGAAGCGGTGCGCGAGGAAATCCTCAAGCCGGTGCTGCCGGCCAAGTGGCTGCACAAGGGCACCAAGTTCCATATCAACCCGACCGGTAAGTTCGTGATCGGCGGCCCGGTGGGCGACTGCGGCCTGACCGGTCGCAAGATCATCGTCGACACCTACGGCGGCTGGGCACGTCACGGTGGTGGCGCGTTCTCGGGCAAGGATCCTTCCAAGGTCGACCGTTCGGCAGCCTACGCGGCGCGTTACGTGGCCAAGAACGTGGTGGCTGCGGGTCTGGCCGACCGTTGCGAAGTGCAGGTCTCCTACGCCATCGGCGTGGCCGAGCCGACCTCGATTTCGGTCACCACCTTCGGCACCGGCAAGATCGCCGACGAGCAGATCGAAAAGCTGATCCGCAAGCATTTCGACCTGCGTCCGTTCGGCATCATCCAGATGCTCGACCTGATCCACCCGATGTATCAGCAAACCGCGTCTTACGGCCACTTCGGCCGCAAGCCGAAGGACTTCGCCTACACCGACGGCACCGGCGCGCAGCACAGCGCGACCTCGTTCTCGTGGGAAAAGACCGACCGCGCCGACGCACTACGCGCCGCCGCCAAGCTGAAATAA
- a CDS encoding TonB-dependent receptor yields the protein MIARCSLLAQALCLSLCALCGHAAAQETQATTPAKGEMATLDKVTVAATRYNATDMQMAATNTVNVLSADDLKTTAVHNVAEALGLMPGVNVINTGQSYFGGIDGAARGEGMFSSVRGLNAEYNVNLINGINVAQGMPYSRGVQLSLLPPSGLQTIALSKTSTADMDGDAIGGTIDYRTPSAFDSTDRQGGSVTLSGRLESRARDYGDSGLGSGAAGDWHARFGDAGQFGVAVSAYYDERHFVNSEVAAASAARNDGAWKFGRADASGKLAAGADPQDVLQSTGMNIGYSQGDTRRYGGNAAFDWRVDPSLHLYARMTYAFAKTEQNTGYAQFVPANVSFTQIGTSGVYQPQINRVAVRYWYETNPEEADLATVQFGADKQLGHWTFSPNIFYGTGNNDRPDHVEISARNDQYSSTNFAYGANRFISYDGNGFPTPLLTPAMQAQASDVGSLYARRTGQISKQYSGQDKGGGKFDAAYDFDAGLLSRIAFGVKYVDSSRNFTDRDWTNAKYTDRTLLRDTGLIAQRYDSVYPGQYAFPTVRLSNAALNDLIARTLTPASFDSCGKLAINNLNCNTMRATEAVSAAYAMATLRSGNWEILPGVRFEHTAITNTFWAQPAAINGAEQVGAFANNHSRYNVALPSVFVNYRPDGDGAVYRGSVWTSYTRPAFVQLGGGRSTDISSDGQTTITEGNPDLKPIKSLNVDVSGEWQNDSGGHAMLAGYYKRLTDYIYESGSNAANPGESVTASTRFVRPQNGGDGRVLGMEAAVRQTFQGLPAPLDGFGIGANVTRQTTRVDLGTEGFAHERIQNAPNLLANAELFYEKGPWSVNLSYHYSGEYVSVYDYLNQGAQWDNLWIKPITRVDLHLGYAPTDHLRVDLSVANLTNQHSYWAHVGHNTDAISDIVDSGMTSLVTAKYVF from the coding sequence ATGATCGCTCGTTGTTCGCTGTTGGCGCAGGCGCTGTGTTTATCGTTGTGTGCGCTGTGCGGGCATGCCGCAGCCCAGGAGACGCAGGCCACCACACCTGCCAAGGGTGAGATGGCCACGCTGGACAAGGTCACTGTCGCCGCAACGCGCTATAACGCGACCGACATGCAGATGGCTGCGACCAACACCGTCAATGTGTTGTCGGCCGACGATCTCAAAACCACCGCCGTGCACAACGTCGCCGAAGCGCTGGGCCTGATGCCGGGCGTCAACGTGATCAATACCGGGCAGTCGTATTTCGGCGGCATCGACGGCGCTGCGCGCGGCGAAGGCATGTTCTCATCGGTACGCGGTCTCAATGCCGAATACAACGTCAACCTGATCAACGGCATCAATGTCGCGCAAGGCATGCCGTACAGCCGCGGCGTGCAATTGAGCCTGCTGCCGCCCTCTGGCTTGCAGACCATCGCCTTGAGCAAAACCTCCACTGCCGATATGGACGGCGATGCGATCGGCGGCACCATCGATTACCGCACGCCCAGCGCATTCGATTCGACCGATCGCCAGGGCGGCAGCGTGACGCTGAGCGGACGCCTGGAAAGCCGGGCACGCGACTACGGCGATTCCGGTCTGGGCAGTGGCGCAGCCGGCGATTGGCATGCGCGTTTCGGCGATGCGGGGCAGTTCGGCGTTGCGGTCAGTGCGTATTACGATGAGCGCCATTTCGTCAACAGCGAAGTGGCCGCTGCCTCGGCCGCACGCAACGATGGCGCGTGGAAATTCGGTCGTGCCGATGCCAGCGGCAAGCTGGCGGCCGGTGCCGATCCGCAGGACGTGTTGCAGAGCACCGGCATGAACATCGGTTACTCGCAAGGCGACACGCGCCGATACGGCGGCAATGCGGCGTTCGATTGGCGCGTGGACCCCAGCCTGCATCTGTATGCACGCATGACCTACGCCTTCGCCAAGACCGAGCAGAACACCGGCTACGCGCAGTTCGTGCCGGCCAATGTCAGCTTCACCCAGATCGGCACCAGCGGCGTGTATCAGCCGCAGATCAATCGCGTTGCAGTGCGTTACTGGTACGAAACCAACCCCGAAGAGGCAGACCTGGCCACCGTGCAGTTCGGTGCGGACAAGCAGCTCGGGCATTGGACATTTTCACCGAACATCTTTTACGGCACGGGCAATAACGATCGCCCGGACCATGTGGAAATTTCCGCGCGCAACGATCAATACAGTTCGACCAACTTCGCCTATGGCGCCAACCGCTTCATCAGCTACGACGGCAACGGCTTTCCGACGCCGTTGCTCACCCCGGCCATGCAGGCGCAGGCCTCGGATGTGGGAAGCCTGTATGCGCGGCGCACCGGGCAGATTTCCAAGCAATACAGCGGTCAGGACAAAGGCGGCGGCAAGTTCGATGCGGCATACGATTTCGATGCCGGGTTGCTTAGCCGTATTGCGTTCGGCGTGAAGTATGTCGACAGCTCGCGCAACTTCACCGATCGCGATTGGACCAATGCCAAGTACACCGACCGCACCTTGTTGCGCGACACCGGCCTGATCGCGCAGCGCTACGATTCGGTCTATCCGGGCCAATATGCGTTTCCCACCGTGCGCCTGAGCAATGCCGCGCTCAACGACCTGATCGCACGTACGCTCACGCCTGCCAGTTTCGACAGTTGCGGCAAGCTGGCGATCAATAACCTCAACTGCAACACCATGCGCGCCACCGAAGCGGTGAGCGCGGCCTACGCAATGGCCACCTTGCGCAGCGGTAACTGGGAAATCCTGCCAGGCGTGCGCTTCGAACATACCGCCATCACCAACACATTCTGGGCGCAGCCGGCCGCCATCAATGGTGCCGAGCAGGTCGGTGCGTTCGCCAACAATCACAGCCGCTACAACGTCGCTTTGCCGAGCGTGTTCGTCAATTACCGGCCCGATGGCGATGGCGCCGTGTATCGCGGTTCGGTGTGGACCAGTTACACACGCCCGGCATTCGTGCAGTTGGGCGGCGGCCGCTCCACCGATATTTCCAGCGACGGCCAGACCACCATCACCGAAGGCAACCCGGATCTCAAACCGATCAAGTCGCTCAATGTGGATGTGTCGGGCGAATGGCAGAACGACAGCGGCGGCCACGCCATGCTGGCCGGTTATTACAAGCGCCTCACCGATTACATCTACGAGAGCGGCTCGAATGCTGCCAATCCCGGCGAAAGCGTTACCGCCAGCACCCGTTTCGTGCGTCCGCAGAACGGCGGCGACGGCCGCGTGCTGGGCATGGAAGCGGCTGTGCGGCAGACCTTTCAGGGCCTGCCCGCACCGCTGGATGGCTTCGGCATAGGCGCCAATGTCACCCGTCAGACCACGCGCGTGGATCTGGGGACGGAAGGCTTCGCGCACGAACGTATCCAGAACGCGCCGAACCTGCTCGCCAATGCGGAGCTGTTCTACGAAAAGGGGCCGTGGTCGGTCAACCTGAGCTATCACTACTCCGGCGAATACGTGTCGGTGTATGACTATCTCAACCAGGGCGCGCAGTGGGACAACCTGTGGATCAAGCCGATCACCCGCGTCGACCTGCATCTGGGCTACGCCCCGACCGATCACCTGCGCGTGGATCTGTCGGTGGCCAACCTCACCAACCAGCACAGCTACTGGGCGCACGTGGGCCATAATACCGACGCAATTTCCGACATCGTCGATTCCGGCATGACCAGTCTGGTGACCGCAAAATATGTGTTCTGA
- a CDS encoding IS1595-like element ISXo2 family transposase has product MGINLVQFQPGLSLSEFMDRYGTEAKCYRALYRWRWPKGFRCPQCGGRARSRFRRDDQVYYQCRGCRHQTTLRAGTLLQSSKLSLRLWMQAMYLLTSSKTNLAALELKRHLGVTYKAAWRMKHKIMQAMTEREEPRKLKGFVQIDDAYLGGERSGGKRGRGSENKQPFVIAVQVDHSHEHPVFAVIEPVKAFDNASLEDWIARRLEPECEVYSDGLACFRRLEEAGHAHTTLDTGGGRAATDVQGARWLNVVLGNVKRAISGTYHAVGQAKYARRYLAEAAYRFNRRFDLKQMLPRLATALLRGTPCPERVLRMASNFHG; this is encoded by the coding sequence ATGGGCATCAATCTCGTGCAGTTTCAGCCAGGCTTGTCGCTGAGCGAGTTCATGGATCGCTACGGAACCGAAGCCAAGTGTTACCGGGCGTTGTATCGGTGGCGCTGGCCGAAGGGATTTCGCTGCCCGCAGTGCGGCGGCCGCGCGCGCTCGCGCTTTCGACGCGATGATCAGGTGTACTACCAGTGCCGGGGGTGCCGGCATCAAACCACCTTGCGTGCCGGCACGCTGTTGCAATCCAGCAAGCTGTCTTTGCGCCTGTGGATGCAGGCGATGTACCTGTTGACCTCCAGCAAGACCAACCTGGCAGCACTGGAGTTGAAGCGGCATCTTGGGGTGACCTACAAGGCGGCCTGGCGCATGAAGCACAAGATCATGCAGGCGATGACCGAGCGCGAAGAACCGCGAAAACTCAAGGGATTCGTGCAGATCGATGACGCGTATCTGGGCGGTGAACGCAGCGGCGGCAAGCGCGGACGAGGTTCGGAGAACAAACAGCCGTTCGTGATCGCGGTGCAAGTGGACCACAGCCACGAACACCCCGTCTTTGCGGTGATCGAGCCGGTGAAGGCCTTTGACAACGCCTCGCTGGAGGACTGGATCGCGCGCCGTCTGGAGCCGGAGTGTGAGGTCTATAGCGACGGCCTGGCGTGCTTTCGCCGTCTGGAGGAGGCCGGGCATGCCCACACCACGCTCGATACCGGCGGCGGTCGTGCTGCAACCGACGTCCAGGGAGCACGTTGGTTGAATGTGGTGCTGGGCAATGTCAAACGCGCCATCAGCGGGACCTACCATGCGGTGGGCCAGGCCAAGTATGCAAGGCGCTACCTGGCCGAGGCGGCCTATCGCTTCAACCGCCGATTCGACCTGAAACAGATGCTGCCGCGGCTGGCGACGGCGCTGCTGCGCGGCACACCTTGCCCAGAGCGCGTTTTGCGTATGGCAAGCAACTTCCATGGCTGA
- a CDS encoding histidine-type phosphatase → MCSDHARFAGGGPTGAQQNANVMTDAQQGADRADDCDGARQEASQRALLAGDGEPPLAARSVVGVRAAMAIAARTLHAARRRPVGIAHRRKMPGGMSEATGSAQCLLLAAALALGGCAASTPSASTPRVGAQSTDTASQRAGVRAPASAQSAQLERVVVVFRHGVRAPLQGEAAAAHYADQPWPQWSTPASLLTPHGRKGVQLSGEYLRQWLAQQALLPSSGCPATGSVSVWANTDQRTIDSGALLADALAPGCGIVAGHREAGSNDPLFRPIEAGAVPFDATAAVASIQQQTGGPAALLQGHAAELQALQQILGCTRTPCDFAQMPSTLAPSANGRGLRLGGPIDLTSGTGEVLLLQYAEGLPLSQVGWGRATPERLAQVSRLHALQFDIYARPHYMAARSGAPLAREVLQRFSDAQAPKVSLFVGSDTHIAALSGLLGAHFHLPGYGADDPPPGGALLLGLWREPSGERVVRAQYLAQSLDQLRTLAPLDLAHPPLQQRVALGLCAPLQGMACSLPEFAKALEQQLRLDR, encoded by the coding sequence ATGTGTTCTGATCACGCACGATTCGCAGGTGGCGGCCCGACGGGCGCGCAGCAAAACGCCAACGTCATGACGGACGCGCAACAAGGCGCAGACCGCGCGGATGATTGCGATGGAGCGCGGCAGGAGGCATCGCAACGTGCGCTGTTGGCCGGCGATGGAGAGCCGCCGTTGGCCGCGCGCAGCGTCGTCGGCGTGCGTGCCGCGATGGCGATCGCGGCACGCACCTTACATGCAGCACGCAGGCGGCCCGTCGGCATTGCGCACAGGCGCAAAATGCCCGGTGGTATGTCCGAGGCAACGGGCAGCGCGCAGTGCCTGCTGTTGGCGGCTGCGCTGGCGCTGGGCGGCTGCGCAGCGTCAACCCCGAGTGCATCCACACCGCGTGTTGGCGCTCAATCGACCGACACCGCCAGCCAACGGGCAGGTGTCAGGGCGCCGGCCTCGGCGCAGAGCGCGCAACTGGAGCGCGTGGTGGTGGTGTTCCGGCATGGCGTGCGCGCACCGCTGCAAGGGGAGGCCGCTGCCGCGCACTATGCCGATCAACCCTGGCCGCAGTGGTCCACGCCTGCCAGCCTGCTCACTCCGCATGGTCGCAAAGGTGTGCAATTGAGCGGCGAGTACCTGCGTCAGTGGTTGGCGCAGCAGGCCTTGCTGCCGAGCAGTGGGTGCCCGGCCACCGGCAGCGTGTCGGTGTGGGCCAACACCGATCAACGCACCATCGATAGTGGCGCCCTGCTGGCCGATGCACTGGCCCCTGGTTGCGGCATTGTTGCTGGGCATCGGGAGGCTGGCAGCAACGATCCGCTGTTCCGACCGATCGAAGCCGGCGCGGTGCCGTTCGACGCGACCGCAGCGGTGGCATCGATCCAGCAACAGACCGGGGGCCCTGCCGCCTTGCTGCAAGGCCACGCCGCCGAGCTGCAGGCACTGCAGCAGATTCTGGGCTGCACGCGGACGCCCTGCGATTTCGCGCAGATGCCTTCCACACTGGCGCCGTCGGCCAACGGGCGTGGCCTTAGATTAGGCGGGCCAATCGACCTGACCTCCGGCACCGGCGAGGTGTTGCTGCTGCAATACGCAGAAGGCTTGCCGCTCTCGCAGGTTGGCTGGGGCCGCGCCACACCCGAGCGCCTGGCGCAGGTCTCGCGCTTGCACGCGCTGCAGTTCGACATCTACGCACGGCCGCACTACATGGCTGCGCGGTCGGGTGCACCACTGGCGCGTGAGGTCTTGCAACGTTTCAGCGATGCGCAGGCGCCGAAAGTCTCGCTGTTCGTCGGCAGCGACACCCACATCGCCGCATTGAGCGGCCTGCTGGGCGCGCATTTCCATCTGCCTGGCTACGGCGCCGACGACCCGCCACCGGGCGGCGCCCTGTTGCTTGGTTTGTGGCGCGAACCCAGCGGCGAGCGGGTGGTGCGTGCCCAATACCTGGCGCAATCGCTGGATCAGCTGCGTACCCTGGCACCGCTGGATCTGGCTCACCCACCACTGCAGCAGCGGGTGGCCCTGGGGCTGTGCGCTCCGCTGCAAGGGATGGCCTGCTCATTGCCGGAGTTTGCCAAGGCGTTGGAGCAGCAGCTGCGGCTTGATCGGTAA